ttttgtctgtaaataATACCcctttcttcttgtgtttttttttgttgttttacttacACTCCTGTGGCATAttgttgtgtgcatgtgtgttcttcttttgtcgtgtttttgGCAAACAGTAACACAACTTGGCTTCTTTAATTCTCGTTAGAAATAGAAGACGCTGCACCTGAAGTAGACGGTAATTGTCCTGTTTGAACATATTTCCATGTGCCATTATAAttccatctgtgtttttatagaACATGATAATATTTATACACAAATGTATTTGTTATTAAAATAGTTTCATGTGTAGTCGTTGTCAATGCCATTACAAATGTTACATGAACACCTGTTATATATTAGTAACACAGATTCAGTGAAAATGCTTTTCAAACACAGTCTCCACCTGCATGTTACAGTGAAATTAAATCATTATTAGCTTTCTCATGTTCAGTATTTGCTAATCACTGCTGTGGTTGGCTGCCAAGGAGCCGCCTGCTGAGTTAGAGTTGGATGAATTTATGCCAGAATGAGAGATCTATTTTGTGAAAATAGGACCATCTATTCAGACAAAAATTACTGTTTATGCACCATAAAAAACTCAGTACTGATAATTGTTGAGATTTAGTTTCACCTTTTGCTGAGAAAATATCGACATGTGAGATATTTTGTAATCTGTCTGaccatttttcattattatttcatgtttatttgacTGCAAATAtgcatttcttattttaaaagagAGATTGTTATCCTGTAGCATGAAATCTAATcatattttcattctttctcaCCCCCTCAGAAACTCCTGCCTCCATGGCTGAAGGtaatgacttttattttgctttaatttcaCCATGTTCAGCCCAACTGTTTTGTTACTACGAGCAACATTTACTAATGAGCTGTTGTTCTTTTCTTGCTCTGTTCATCTGCCTCGTCGCATTACCTTCACATAAAAACTGCAGAAGACGGTAATGTACAGTTTGTCTTTTAAAGCTTGTGTGCACGGTGTGACTAAATAAGACTATATCAGTCTGGTTTGTTCACCCTGCTctattttactgtcatttagATGGGACAGGAGGACATTAGTGCTGGGATATTTGTCAGAAATGGCTTCAGTTCCTTGTGGATGAATTAATTTTTGCCTCTTGGCTTAATATTTATTCTGATAACACACTTTAATAAAAGAAATGCCTCAACTGTGTGAAGGTAAACCAAGATTTCATGGTTTGAAACCTTCAGTGTACTGAGACCATCGCAGTATGACAGAATACACGCAAGCTGTTTAGACTTTTTATTTCTCCTTCTGACATGCAAGAAAGGTtttcatattaaaatatataaagtaaATATCAGACCTGAGGGAACAATGGTTTTGGAAATGATAAAGGAATTCATTTTGTAGTCTGCATGCGGATGCATTAACATTTCCAGCTGCAGATGAAGGTGCTCCAACATGCTGATGAGGCCTCATGAAAACACTTCGAGATCTCTGATGTAGATTAACATGCACATCTGGTGTCTTCAACTGTCCAAATTGCAAACAAcaactcaaaaaaaaacaacaattaaatgcTGTACACACGTTCCAAACTGCTGCCAAAATAAAGGCTATGTTGTATTTCAAAAACAGCTTTGAGGAGACTGTGAAGAAATCCCCCTTTTATGTCGGGTGCACTGAATTTCAGCATGCTGGTACACATTCTgcttattttaaaatgactgtaatGGCTGTAATCATGTTAAAATGGCTGCAGAAAGTGCCAGATAGGGTTTTACTGGCAGAAAACACTGAGTCTGTTGTACAGAATCCAGCAGAGTGTTCTTGTATGGTATATTATTCAGTTGTGAGAGTGCGCGGCCGCCCAGTTTGACATATAAATTGTAATTTATGaagtagaaatgtgttttcaagtTTCATACTTTAGTATAAATAGATAAAGTAGGCATTAAATTGTAATGaagatgaaaaatataaatcagaATGAAGCTATTCATCTAAAATTGTGCTTTTGTGCTCTTTTCTTTGTGACAGATGAATCCAAACCCAAACCAAAGtaagtttgtttctttgtcatttgaATTGAAATCAATTCACGTCATTCAGCTgataataaaatgattaaagttctttttttctaaaccagAAATGTTGTATTTCAGGTCATTTGCTGCACCGATGACAGTGCCAAAGATACCCGAGGGAGATAAAGTTGACTTTGATGTAAGTGGTTGAtgccattttaaagaaaaagatttatattttccaacatttctTAGTAACAGTTAGGTGAGAAGATAAATCCCATACAGGTAAACATGAAGTGAGCATCAGCAAAAAccatacatttacatttataggctttaattttgtaaaaaattGAACAAAGTAAATATAACATGTAAGTTATGAGCTTTTGGGATGCTGATTGGAGGATTTTTGTTATAGCTTGTTCCCTATTTCCAATCTTTATACTAAGTTAATCTAATAGGCTTCATTTTAGCCTATTTGAGCTTCTTAACAAAGGTGCAGCAGCAAACAGTGAGTGCACATGTTTTAATTGTATGTGTGAATAATTCTGCGTTTCAGTGCTCTAAATTTCCTTGAGAATATGTgcagttttttctgtgtttggaaTGTATCTACAGCTGCTTTTCTTGTGTGCTTTTAGATTTTTggtgctatttttttctttggtgcTATTGATGTCTAAGCCTAGGTTTTGATTCAGGATTTTTGGGATGGATGTTATTGTACAACTACGGTGCGTCTGTGACTGCAGGACATCAACAGGAAGCGTCACGAGAAAGATCTGTCTGAGCTGCAAGCCCTGATTGAGGCCCACTTCATTCAGAGAAAGAAGGACGAGGAGGAGCTCATCGCTCTCGTTAACAGGATTGTAAGTCTTCCAGGAAGGCCTGCCAGATCGCCAGAGTGATGCACCACCCAGCAAACAAttacactgtgtttgtgtgtgtgcggatGATTAGGAGAAGCGTCGTGCTGAGAGGGCTGAACAGCAGAGGATCCGAACTGAGCAGGAGAAGGAGAGGCAGGCTCGTCTCGCTGTGAGTTCCTTCTAATTGCAGTTGTCTCAACCTTTCCAGGACGTGACCCCGGATTCGATAAATAAAGAGTGTCCTATCCCTAATAACTGACACCCAAATACGATTAAAAATAATGTGGGAGAATCTCTGGCTGCAGGCTGTAATGAATACAAACTCTCCATCCTTTAGCTGTTCTGTCTTTATTATTTCTGCTTTGATGTACTGTAAAAGGCCAGTCTTTAAAATATGACACTGCTTATTTTCCCCCGTAGCTTTAATCTTAAATCAGACGACATAGATGGCGATGAACTTGGAGGTTTGCTGTCTTTACGTTATCCGTCGCACATTATTCAGTCTAATAGGTGTGCTGtgtaagcattttttttattactgtaaagGTGTCCTCTGTATTTTATAATAACAATCCGTCATATGGCTGTGTAGAATAAGAGCAGCAACTGGTAGTGATGAACCTAAAGACAAAACCTCCTGACTGTGCAGTTCTGCGGAGCGTTATAGCacctttcagctcattgttttggtttttgtgactttattgTTCTTACTTCTCCATCTTTAGAAGCCTTCGGTGTTGGTTCACAAGGTGTAAAGATGTGTGTTTTACAATCCGCGTTACaggaagaaaaggagaggaaggagcaggaggaggcgCGTAAGAAGCAGGATGAGGAcgccaagaagaagaaggctCTCACAAACATGACTCAGCAGTATTGTGGCGTCCAGCAGAGGGTcagacatcacacacacacacatttggtCACGTatttgttggtttgtctgtttataaCGTGAGTGCGGTTTCTTTCCGTCTCTTTTTGTTCTACGCCGTTGTTCCCTCATGTTTTAATTCTGCTATACAGCAAGATGGAAAGCGAGGAGCGAAGAAGCagacggagagagagaagaaaaagaagatccTGGCGGAGAGGAGGAAACCTCTCAACATCGACCACCTGGGCGAGGACAAAGTCAAGTAAGGACTGTTAACAGTTCTGCAGGCGTACCAGCATCCACATTTCTAGTCTGGAGCATTTAGTTTATGCAAATCTGCCTCCTATGCCAGAGAATTTTATGGTTTCTAAACtccttcttgtttttgctttaaaggGAGAAGGCCAACGAGCTGTGGCAGTGGCTGATGACGCTGGAGGCTGAGAAGTTCGACCTCAGCGAGAGACTGAAGAGACAGAAATATGATGTAAGTACTTATTACTCTGAATTATCACAGACTTTATACGCACCTGTAGTGCAACATTGTCAGTGTAAAAGTTCATTCAAGCTAATTATGAAACTTaggaaatgtttttaatgaaatagtTTGACGTTTTGGCAAGTTTGTTTATATGTCTTCATGCCCAGAGTAGAGAGAAGATGTTATTACAAAGCTGTGCTGATAAAGTGTTCATATCGTTGAACTGTAAACAAGGAGAAGAATATATCTCCCAAATGTCAAATGTCCTTTACAGCCTTTGCTTACACTACAGTAGATTTGTGGTTTGTTGTTATCTTAAGTGTTTCTAACTGTGTTATACTAGATACACTCCTGAAGCTGATTTATGCACCAATGATGCAGGTTGATGGCTCACAGCCGCAGGATAAGCTTCTTCTAATGTACTGTTTCTAATGCAAGGCTGTCCTGAAAGCACCTATTTAAATGAATGTGGCTTGACTTCCAGATAAATGTACTCCAGACTCGAATCAATGAGCAGCAGAAGTTGTGAGTAACTGTTAAAGAGGAGCGTGAGCCTCTTGGGTTGTTGTGTAGTTTTTTCTGTCCGTGTGTCGATGGGTCACAAAGCGAGTCTCGGAGCGTTGGACCGAAGCCGGATCGCTGCTGAGAGGAGTGAGGTGAAGACAGGAGGTGAAACAGGTGGTGCGTCTCCCCATGCAGAAGCAGGCATGTGGTTGTTTAATCCAGGAACTCGAGCGACATCTCAACAGTCAGGCATTATGTTCCTATACTTACTCAGTATTTGATGTCTCATTTAAAGAACCTGGAAACATGAAGCAAAGGAATAGCTCAGTGTTTTGGGAACTGATTTGCTGTTATGTAGAGAGTTAGGtgcctgttagcttagcataaaggctggAAATTAGCAACAGAGGGAACAAAATCCATAAGAAACCAACATGTGTATCCGGCGTTtcatttctcattatttttatgcaatagaaagaacagaaaaacattattatttcaaCTTTAGCGCATCTTTTAAAAAGTAtacattttctaatttaaaaaaaagcactaaaTCTCTCAGGTTAGTCTCCATAAGCATTATAATTGTAGTGTTCTAGCCacaatatttatattaattaGATTAAGTTCAATAatttagtagtagtagtgtctAGCTATACACCATTCATAGTCCTTTCATGTAGAGAATTAGGTGCCTCTTAgcataaagtctgaaaatgtaacaaaatgcaCATTAATTTAACGTCTATATGCAGCATTTCATGTCTCACAATTTTGACAatagaacaaacagaaaaacctttattttttcaACTAAAGAACGTTCATGCATAAATAtgacaataacagaaaaaagctATAAGTCAGTCAGGTTAATCCCCATAATTAAGAACACCGTAGGGTTTTAGCTACAATGTTTATATTACTTAGGATGAGTTCTTACTAATTTATAATCCTGTAGTGTTTCGCTATATCACTGCTGGTTATTCTCCTGAGTCATGAGATATAATTACTCTGTATAATATGCattcttgtcacattttggacgacatactaaattttgatgttttaatgacattttggacgacacactaaactatgacgattttttgttacattttggatgacatactaaaccatgaccttttttttccacattttggacgacatactaaactatgacgttttttccacattttggacgacatactaaactatgacatttttttgacactttggacaccatactaaactatgacgttttcaccacattttggacgacatactaaactatgacataaCTCTGTGGGTTCTCACCCATAGTATAtattataattaaaaattatcatttttgtattgaaatatttaaatcactCAGGTATAGTTACACCTTAAATCACACTACAGCGTCTTCACTGCAATATTTAGTCGTAGTATACTTTTGTATCTAAAAAACATTGTCTTGACTAAATATATTTATCTTGTTGATGTTGCATCTTTGCAGTCTTTTTTTATTAAGGGATTTCTTAATATGTAGAACTAGATATAGAAACCAACTATCAGCAGCTGTTTCTGGACATTTCCTATAGTTCTTTTCACCAAGTGCATACATTAGCAGTCAGAAATTTGTgaggaaatcttttttttttccaacttgttTTCTTAAAATCTGAACACTACATTAGTTTCCTCTGTTTCcattctttatgctaagctatgctaacaaACTGTACCTGTTGTGCCTTCATAtttagaaagagaaaagaaagtatTGTTCTTTGTAATGCTCAGTTTTTCGTTTACTGTGATTGGAGGCTTTATTCACAAACTACAGTATATGTGAAGCATAACATGTTAAACATTATCTTGCAGTATGTTCACAATCTGTTTCTAAAACCAGAACATGATTCCAGCTGTCGTACTTTCTCTCCCACTTTGACAGCTATAATTTGATCTGAAGCCACATTTTTGTCGTCAAGGCAATGTGTCTTCCCTCAGTTCTCGCTGAACAGGCGTTTTGACTGCTCGAGATGAAACGCTATGATAAAGATTTAATTTCTGAGGTTCTGTAGCTCCTCTAGGATTTAGCTGAAAAAGAGGAGCTCAGTCAGGAAGACTAGAGTCTCCATTTACATTATGGATATCAGAGGAACAGACTGTACCTGCCTCTGCTGAGTTCTTCTTTAGGACCACCAGGTAAACTCTTGGGCTTGGCTGGTTTCCTCCCATGTCTGCTGGTGTCCCTGGACTCAGCCAGTCCTCCATGTTTGTCCCCCCCTACAGATCAATCTGCTCCAGGTTCGCGTTCAGGACCATCAGAGGTAAGTAGTCGCCATCTTTGAGCCACGCCTGAGGTTTTTAGGGAAATCTCCGGCGTGGCTCAGACTGGCGCTGCGTGAATCTTTCTTTTACAGCCGCTGTTGCAGTTGTTAGTAGTGGTTTTGGTCTTCAATTAAAGAGCTTCAGGAAGTCTTTTGTCAGATCATATACTTCTGACAGAAGTGCAAAATCTATTCTTTAAAACGTGATACATTCAGTAGTTTTCTCTGGCCTGGTACATGTTGAAACCCTTTATTTGCCCAGTGACTTAACAGATTTAAACCCCCTCTGTGCAGTATTTCCAGATCTTTGTGTCACATTATCTCTTACCCCCAAGGCCTTTTAAAGTCACATAATCCCACTTGATATAAAGTGGGAACATGTGATGCAGTCTTTGCTGAGTGAGTTGTGAGCGTAGATTAACATAGACACAAAGAAACTCACCCTGCCATGACTGTGAACAAGTAAAGAAAACGGATTTTTACCTGTTTGAAAAAGCCATGAAAAAGACCACAGCAGTAACAGAGATTttgctttgttcttttttttcgcTTTTAGTTCTTGTTTAATGCAGCCTTTTTGGGCAGGCATGCAGCATTTGATTACTTTTTTACCATCTTGTACTGGTTTCTTACTCTCCTTAATATTCTTTATTCTCTTTTAACTCATGTAGCAACTCTTTCACATTCATCCATTACTCAACATCCCTCTTTACATTTCCCATCTCGGCAGTCTGACAACATCGTGATCCACAGCTTTATTAGAGCTTTAAAATAAGAGAAACCTTGTGGCGGTTTGAAAGATCATCCCCAAAAAAGCAGACAATGATGGGCTTTATCCCCACATCACCCATATGTCctgctgaaatgtttttgagtgAGACAACAAAGGCCCAGATGCGTGCAAATTACCGAATGTAAAGCGATCAGCGTAGCCGTTCTTGGAGAGTTTAGCNNNNNNNNNNaaaaacgtgccatatgatgaaataatgtaaaggaggccgtgaaaaacactccagaaaggttttcttactctcctgaaaaaaaaatcatcatgaattttggcgcaaaaaaaacgccttactatactatgtcgaaaaaaaatgcgatttttcaaacatgttgtaaaaacgtgccatatgatgaaataatgtaaaggaggccgtgaaaaacactccagaaaggttttctttgaaaaaaaaatcatcatgaattttggcgcaaaaaaaacgccttactatactatgtcgaaaaaaaatgcgatttttcaaacatgttgtaaaaacgtgccatatgatgaaataatgtaaaggaggccgtgaaaaacactccagaaaggttttctttgaaaaaaaaatcatcatgaattttggcgcaaaaaaaacgccttactatactatgtcgaaaaaaaatgcgatttttcaaacatgttgtaaaaacgtgccatatgatgaaataatgtaaaggaggccgtgaaaaacactccagaaaggttttctttgaaaaaaaaatcatcatgaattttggcgcaaaaaaaacgccttactatactatgtcgaaaaaaaatgcgatttttcaaacatgttgtaaaaacgtgccatatgatgaaataatgtaaaggaggccgtgaaaaacactccagaaaggttttctttgaaaaaaaaatcatcatgaattttggcgcaaaaaaaacgccttactatactatgtcgaaaaaaaatgcgatttttcaaacatgttgtaaaaacgtgccatatgatgaaataatgtaaaggaggccgtgaaaaacactccagaaaggttttctttgaaaaaaaaaatcatgaagtttggcgcaaaaaaaaacgccttactatactatatcgaaaaaaaatgcgatttttcaaacatgttggaaaaaaatgtcatagtctagtgtcatccaaaatgttgaaaaaaagtcatagtttagtatgtcgtccaaaatgtgataaaaacgtcacagtttagtctgtcgtccaaaatgtgagaaaaacgtcatagtttagtatgtcgtccaaaaggtcactgaaacgtcatagttcagtatgtcgtccaaaatgtcacaaaaacgtcacagtttagtatgtcgtccaaaatttggaaaaaatgtcatagtttagtatttcaattcaattcaattcaattttatttatatagtgccaattataGTCAAATtttctcgagacgctttacagaacccatatgcctgacccccagagcaagccaaaaggcgacagtggcaaggaaaacacccttttaacagggaaaaaaacctcgagcagaacccggctctaatgtggggggacccatctgcctgctggccgggcgggttgagagggacagaagaagtagagaggtagagatagaggggtagaggtagagatagagggatacagatagaggggtagagatagagaggtggggggtgggacacaaggaccataaaacacagccacacatctgaagcatccagcatccagctctgggaccagggacactcggagaaaggacacagaaagaaacagagtgaatgtaatgcaataatggtatatatagtaaatacataggtagttagagaagggctcagtacatcaagagaggttccccagcagcctaggcctatagcagcataactaggggcagactaaagggacgtcaagaggggaagtcagttttgcaaatgaaaacaccagctcaccctgTCAGGGTCctccagtcagccctaactataagctttgtaaaaaaggaaggttttaagcctggtcttaaaaatagagagggtgtccgcctcccgaacccaaactgggagctggtatgtcgtccaaaatgtcacaaaaatgtcatagtttagtatgtggtccaaaatgtggaaaaaatgtcatagtttagtatgtcatcaaaagtgtcacaaaagcatcatagtgtagtatgtcatccaaaatgtcacaaaaacgtcatagtttgtCGTGCAAAATGGGGTAAAAACGTCAGTTCAGTAAGTCGTCcacaatatcacaaaaatgtcatagactTCTGTCATCAAATGAACAAAGGGCATTTGTACAAAAGCAGGACTAAATTAAATTGTCTGAACTTGAGAAGAcccaaaatatttaaaattaattaagaCATTATGAAATAATCAGAACTGCAAACTAAATTTGAAGTGTATTATTTAAATTGTTAAATACTGTCTGTCAATGTGAAAGAACTTACAAGAGCAGCAAAGTGCTTAAACAGTTGTGATTTTCTGATATCAATGACTTTAAAAAGTTGagttattttactatttatatagctctatatttgtatttattcacGAACCTCACAATGCCTTATTTATCTAAAGTTAGAGCAGaacttttacatataaatgaatgtCCGTTAACAAGTTCTTACTGTGCTGATTAGGCTGATCGACGCCAGGTGAATCTCCCTGtatgctgctgttttaaatctACTTTCTGTGATGGTGTTCCCACACTCGCGCACTGCTAACAATGCATTTACATGAACCAGCAATGATAGGTTTGCTGTAGGAGTAGGGATGTCCCAATCAAGGTTTTGCTACCAATCTGATCCGAATCTTTCCCAAATAATACatactttaaccctttgatgcacagcgtgggtcaggagatgctcattttccattggatttgggtcacttttgacccatgttgcacatcaaagggttaagtactgtagatcagctgtagtacctttTACTATTTCATACTGTAGCAACCCAAGgaggcaagcagagagcattgggtgagtttagctagcaaaggaGCACTGTCGAAGAGACTAACATTAGGCTTAGTTACATTAAGGTGGAATAAAGTAAGAAAGTGTCtctaaaaatcagaaaaatatctgACAGATATTTTTGGGACTTGCCCATGAAAGAGATGTGGTTTATGCCACTACCGA
This is a stretch of genomic DNA from Amphiprion ocellaris isolate individual 3 ecotype Okinawa chromosome 21, ASM2253959v1, whole genome shotgun sequence. It encodes these proteins:
- the tnnt2e gene encoding troponin T2e, cardiac isoform X2; protein product: MKMKNINQNEAIHLKLCFCALFFVTDESKPKPKSFAAPMTVPKIPEGDKVDFDDINRKRHEKDLSELQALIEAHFIQRKKDEEELIALVNRIEKRRAERAEQQRIRTEQEKERQARLAEEKERKEQEEARKKQDEDAKKKKALTNMTQQYCGVQQRQDGKRGAKKQTEREKKKKILAERRKPLNIDHLGEDKVKEKANELWQWLMTLEAEKFDLSERLKRQKYDINLLQVRVQDHQSAKGRGKGKGRLR
- the tnnt2e gene encoding troponin T2e, cardiac isoform X1 is translated as MKMKNINQNEAIHLKLCFCALFFVTDESKPKPKSFAAPMTVPKIPEGDKVDFDDINRKRHEKDLSELQALIEAHFIQRKKDEEELIALVNRIEKRRAERAEQQRIRTEQEKERQARLAEEKERKEQEEARKKQDEDAKKKKALTNMTQQYCGVQQRQDGKRGAKKQTEREKKKKILAERRKPLNIDHLGEDKVKEKANELWQWLMTLEAEKFDLSERLKRQKYDINVLQTRINEQQKFAKGRGKGKGRLR